From a single Labrenzia sp. PHM005 genomic region:
- a CDS encoding TetR/AcrR family transcriptional regulator, producing the protein MSDAKENIAAGLEQVFWSRGFAEPSVPDLRAGVGVSMRTLYRYFPSREAMILGALEFRHQRYMRYVHEGVDEPGIRAAEQLFDKLGGWMRMTEGKECFFRQALAANPDSGEIAETVKRHKSELLTFFGELSGKMEFASTLYLLHEGVTASYAELGETAVEDAKTLVREMFRRSNESRLS; encoded by the coding sequence ATGAGTGACGCTAAGGAAAACATCGCTGCCGGATTAGAGCAGGTCTTCTGGAGCCGGGGTTTTGCCGAACCTAGTGTTCCCGATTTGCGTGCCGGCGTCGGTGTCAGCATGCGCACCCTCTACCGGTATTTTCCATCGCGTGAGGCGATGATTTTGGGGGCGCTGGAATTCCGGCACCAGCGCTACATGCGCTATGTCCATGAGGGCGTTGATGAGCCTGGAATCAGAGCGGCTGAGCAGCTGTTTGACAAATTGGGCGGATGGATGCGGATGACCGAAGGAAAGGAATGTTTCTTCCGGCAAGCTCTTGCGGCCAATCCAGATAGCGGTGAGATCGCTGAGACTGTGAAACGGCACAAATCGGAACTTCTCACGTTTTTTGGTGAACTCAGCGGTAAGATGGAGTTTGCGTCGACTCTCTACCTGCTCCACGAGGGTGTGACTGCGTCCTATGCAGAATTGGGTGAGACTGCTGTTGAAGACGCAAAAACCTTGGTGCGCGAAATGTTTAGGCGCTCCAATGAGAGCCGGCTTTCTTAA
- a CDS encoding Glu/Leu/Phe/Val dehydrogenase dimerization domain-containing protein produces MNAMHTSIHHSAVFDHPEMDGHENIVFAQDHQTGLKAIIAVHDTTLGPALGGCRVWPYDSPYDALNDALRLSRGMTYKNSLAGLPLGGGKAVIIADPRKDKSVDLMEAFGRHVDRLSGTYITAEDVGVSPDDMEAVARFTDHVRGTKATGLGDPSPYTALGVFEGIKASVAHVFGSADLTGRTISVQGLGHVGYDVARQLHEAGAKLIVSDIHAPAVLKAIEAFGATAVDPAEAHMIEADVFTPCALGAGLNSRTIPHIQAKIVAGAANNQLQTPADGIALKKRGILYAPDYAINAGGVISITQVEPGGNDTVVCEKTIAIGKTLSQIFVRAERENSTPEQIADKMAEERLAAARKA; encoded by the coding sequence ATGAACGCTATGCACACCTCAATCCATCATTCGGCGGTCTTTGACCATCCGGAGATGGATGGCCATGAAAATATCGTTTTCGCTCAAGACCATCAGACGGGCCTGAAAGCCATCATCGCAGTCCACGATACGACACTTGGACCCGCATTGGGTGGATGCCGGGTATGGCCGTATGATTCGCCCTATGATGCACTGAATGACGCGCTCCGGCTGTCCCGCGGAATGACCTACAAGAACTCTCTTGCCGGTCTGCCGCTTGGCGGCGGCAAAGCGGTTATCATTGCAGATCCACGCAAGGACAAATCGGTAGACCTGATGGAGGCTTTCGGTCGCCATGTCGACCGCCTTTCCGGTACTTACATCACCGCCGAAGATGTTGGTGTTTCGCCCGATGATATGGAGGCTGTGGCCCGCTTCACTGATCATGTTCGCGGAACCAAAGCGACCGGTCTGGGCGATCCCTCCCCGTATACAGCGCTAGGCGTCTTTGAGGGCATCAAGGCATCTGTCGCGCATGTATTCGGCAGTGCTGATCTGACGGGTCGGACCATTTCGGTTCAAGGGCTTGGTCATGTCGGATATGATGTTGCCCGCCAGCTGCATGAAGCAGGTGCGAAGCTGATTGTGTCCGACATTCACGCACCTGCCGTGCTCAAAGCTATAGAAGCGTTTGGCGCGACAGCAGTGGACCCAGCGGAAGCGCATATGATTGAAGCGGATGTCTTTACGCCTTGCGCCTTGGGTGCAGGCCTCAATTCGCGCACCATTCCGCACATCCAAGCGAAAATTGTTGCTGGCGCGGCAAACAATCAGCTGCAAACCCCGGCTGATGGCATTGCCCTCAAGAAGCGAGGCATCCTTTATGCGCCGGACTACGCCATCAACGCAGGTGGCGTCATTTCCATCACACAGGTTGAACCAGGCGGCAATGATACCGTGGTCTGTGAGAAGACCATTGCAATCGGCAAAACCCTGTCTCAGATTTTTGTCCGGGCAGAGCGCGAGAATTCCACACCAGAGCAAATCGCAGATAAAATGGCAGAAGAACGTTTGGCAGCTGCCAGAAAGGCGTGA
- a CDS encoding DUF1007 family protein, which translates to MTFFRVLCAVFWFAALGVVAVQAHPHVFVEARSSLVFNDQGEAVAVRHIFRFDDAFSAFAIQGFDKNQDGVYSREELAELADVNIESMADFGYFTFGDNTRVELDFGTPTEYWLEVATVSLKDYWVMKPQDFEAIQEDIEMNGGTAPQDVDLLELHFVLPLKDPSDATAPITLDVYDPTYYVDFRFGREDSALATVNAPAACQITRKEPPPLDDATAYALAQIGPDQRDLPPELQSAAASQINQMIVTCASAAAASAEDGVLSAADTSTGTQSTSTETVPETSVAAVETLVSQGVGSAATSRSEEVLQNTQQTIVIEPSLMDRVFGSIAQTQKDFYQKLVASLRSFRNNPNAFWLLVGLSFAYGVFHAAGPGHGKAIITSYVVANNETLKKGIVLSFASAFAQAVTAIVLVGGLAVVFNLTSIAIQDTARWFEIGSYILITALGAWLLWQKAAKPLLATIASRSGNGALAFAGAHGAGHHHHGHAHDHDHGHHHHHHHHHHHHHDHDHTIGPDGVCSTCGHAHAPTPDMLQGEITAAKAASIILAVGLRPCTGALVVLVFALSQGMIAAGVASTLAMAVGTGITVSLLAGLAVSAKELAIRLFGEGSPTAVKIHRTIEITGAAVVFLLGATLLIAAVGWG; encoded by the coding sequence ATGACCTTTTTTAGAGTTTTGTGCGCAGTGTTCTGGTTTGCCGCCCTGGGCGTCGTAGCCGTACAGGCGCACCCGCATGTCTTTGTTGAGGCGCGGTCGTCGTTGGTCTTCAATGATCAGGGCGAGGCCGTCGCCGTCCGGCATATCTTCAGATTTGATGATGCATTTTCAGCCTTTGCCATCCAGGGGTTCGACAAGAACCAGGACGGGGTCTATTCGCGTGAGGAGCTTGCGGAACTGGCCGACGTCAATATCGAGAGTATGGCTGACTTCGGCTATTTCACTTTCGGGGACAATACGCGTGTCGAACTCGATTTTGGAACGCCGACGGAATACTGGCTTGAGGTCGCAACTGTTTCCTTAAAAGACTATTGGGTGATGAAACCGCAGGACTTTGAGGCAATCCAGGAAGACATTGAGATGAATGGCGGCACAGCGCCACAGGATGTTGATCTCCTGGAATTGCATTTCGTGTTGCCACTCAAAGATCCAAGTGATGCGACGGCGCCGATTACCCTCGATGTCTATGATCCGACCTATTATGTTGACTTCCGCTTTGGCCGTGAAGACAGCGCGCTGGCAACAGTAAACGCCCCAGCGGCCTGTCAGATCACCCGCAAGGAGCCGCCGCCGCTGGACGACGCAACCGCTTATGCACTCGCTCAAATTGGCCCAGATCAGCGTGATTTACCGCCGGAGCTGCAGTCAGCTGCCGCATCCCAGATCAATCAGATGATCGTCACTTGCGCATCTGCTGCTGCAGCTTCTGCAGAAGACGGTGTGCTTTCAGCAGCTGATACCTCAACTGGCACGCAGAGCACGTCAACGGAAACAGTCCCAGAGACCTCTGTTGCCGCCGTAGAGACGCTCGTTTCCCAAGGTGTTGGCAGCGCCGCGACCTCACGAAGCGAGGAAGTCCTCCAGAACACCCAGCAAACAATCGTTATTGAGCCGAGCCTTATGGATCGAGTCTTCGGGTCAATTGCCCAGACGCAGAAGGATTTTTATCAAAAACTTGTCGCCAGCTTGCGGTCTTTCCGCAACAATCCAAATGCGTTCTGGCTTCTGGTCGGACTGTCCTTCGCTTATGGCGTGTTCCATGCGGCCGGTCCTGGGCATGGCAAGGCGATCATTACGTCCTATGTGGTTGCCAACAACGAGACATTGAAAAAAGGTATCGTCCTTTCATTTGCCTCAGCGTTTGCGCAGGCGGTGACCGCGATTGTGCTGGTTGGCGGTCTTGCTGTTGTGTTCAATCTCACCAGCATTGCCATTCAAGACACAGCGCGCTGGTTTGAAATCGGCTCTTACATCTTGATTACCGCGCTGGGCGCTTGGCTTTTGTGGCAGAAGGCCGCAAAGCCGCTTCTTGCCACCATTGCCAGTCGCAGTGGTAATGGCGCATTGGCGTTCGCAGGCGCTCATGGAGCCGGTCACCATCATCATGGACACGCGCATGACCATGACCACGGTCATCACCATCACCATCACCATCACCATCACCATCATCATGATCACGATCATACTATCGGGCCGGACGGCGTGTGCTCAACATGCGGTCACGCGCATGCGCCAACACCGGATATGCTTCAAGGAGAAATCACGGCTGCCAAAGCGGCTTCGATTATCCTGGCGGTTGGATTGCGGCCGTGTACAGGCGCCTTGGTTGTTCTGGTTTTTGCTTTATCTCAAGGCATGATTGCTGCCGGAGTTGCGTCGACTTTGGCCATGGCCGTTGGGACCGGGATCACGGTTTCCTTGCTGGCCGGCCTTGCTGTTTCGGCCAAGGAATTGGCAATCCGCCTGTTTGGGGAGGGCAGCCCGACAGCTGTCAAAATACACCGCACGATCGAGATTACCGGAGCCGCGGTCGTCTTTCTGCTCGGCGCGACCCTATTGATTGCTGCGGTCGGCTGGGGCTAA
- a CDS encoding gamma-glutamyl-gamma-aminobutyrate hydrolase family protein, with translation MSKPLVLVTADVKSIDGFNWHAVISTYLQAVLKGADAIPMILPALGADLDLDAALDNVDGVLVTGSRSNVNPQLYGQEPTEANGPYDPDRDATTLPLIKRAVDRGVPVFAICRGMQELNVACGGTLLTEVQDIEGRQDHRPPTSDSQDERFQIAHTVEINPGGPLETVLGTEPFEVNSLHRQAVGDLGKGLAIEAKAEDGTIEAMTVKDAPGYVLATQWHPEYWVMTDGPSKKLFEAFGDAVRTYRTKRLAL, from the coding sequence ATGTCCAAACCGCTGGTTCTTGTCACCGCCGATGTCAAATCCATCGATGGCTTCAACTGGCATGCCGTGATCTCAACCTACCTTCAAGCTGTATTGAAAGGTGCCGATGCCATTCCGATGATCCTGCCGGCGCTTGGTGCGGATTTGGATCTGGACGCAGCGCTCGACAATGTGGATGGTGTCTTGGTCACCGGGTCTCGCTCAAACGTCAATCCGCAGCTTTATGGCCAAGAACCGACCGAAGCGAATGGCCCGTATGATCCGGATAGGGATGCAACAACGCTCCCGCTGATAAAACGTGCGGTCGATCGGGGTGTCCCGGTCTTTGCGATTTGCCGTGGCATGCAGGAGCTCAACGTTGCCTGTGGCGGTACGCTTCTGACAGAGGTCCAAGACATTGAAGGTCGTCAGGATCACCGTCCGCCGACGTCAGACAGTCAGGACGAACGGTTCCAGATCGCGCACACTGTTGAAATCAATCCGGGCGGTCCGCTGGAAACAGTTCTTGGGACCGAGCCCTTTGAGGTGAATTCGCTGCACCGGCAGGCGGTCGGAGACCTTGGCAAGGGATTGGCCATCGAAGCCAAGGCCGAAGACGGCACGATAGAAGCGATGACTGTGAAAGATGCTCCAGGTTATGTGCTGGCAACCCAATGGCATCCGGAATATTGGGTGATGACTGACGGTCCGTCGAAGAAGCTGTTTGAGGCCTTTGGCGATGCGGTGAGAACCTACAGGACAAAAAGACTGGCTCTGTAG
- a CDS encoding response regulator transcription factor — protein sequence MTAHSRQIEPAVKPIKVLLADDHELVRDGIRARLLKVPEIEIVGEATNGKEALDLSLELQPDVLLMDISMPVMNGLEAASEIRRSAPQIAVLILSVYDNSEYVRGVVQAGARGYILKDISATEMITAISSVASGGYYFSSAVGPTLVGTPSSTPIEDPYGLTDRERQVLTAIAKGQPNKEVARELGISVRTVESHRLNLREKVGNKNAAQLYKVAQDLGLLD from the coding sequence ATGACCGCTCATTCACGTCAAATCGAACCAGCCGTAAAACCAATCAAAGTGTTGCTGGCCGATGATCATGAACTTGTCCGTGACGGCATCCGGGCACGGCTGCTCAAAGTGCCCGAAATTGAGATCGTTGGCGAAGCGACGAATGGCAAAGAAGCTTTGGATCTATCATTGGAGCTCCAGCCAGATGTCCTTTTGATGGATATCTCCATGCCAGTGATGAATGGATTGGAGGCTGCATCCGAAATCCGCAGGTCCGCGCCACAAATCGCTGTTTTGATTCTGTCGGTCTACGACAACTCAGAATATGTGCGCGGCGTGGTTCAAGCTGGTGCTCGCGGTTACATCTTAAAGGACATCTCAGCGACTGAGATGATAACGGCGATTTCGAGTGTTGCCTCCGGGGGGTATTATTTCTCCTCGGCCGTCGGTCCGACTCTCGTCGGCACACCAAGCTCAACTCCCATTGAAGATCCATATGGTCTCACGGACCGGGAACGGCAGGTGCTCACCGCCATTGCAAAGGGGCAACCAAACAAAGAGGTCGCCAGGGAATTGGGCATCAGTGTCCGGACGGTGGAGTCCCACCGGCTGAACCTCCGGGAGAAAGTTGGCAACAAAAACGCCGCCCAGCTTTATAAAGTAGCGCAAGATCTTGGATTGCTTGATTGA
- a CDS encoding cache domain-containing protein gives MTFKTKLLLITILPLIAVSILIGSVTYYHSRTLIDAQTEAVEKRILASKRQEIRNYVSLALTSIEEIYENQPGGRMVAQDEVMRILRNLTFDYDGYFFAYTLDGTSIVHPKLPHLVGGNWWDLQDDNGDYVIRNLINAAKNGGGFHRYVWHKPSTGTVEEKLGYAILLDKWNWVLGTGLYTDDIAKEVAAIRADFARSIRQTLFVIFLITLAAIIIAGTLIAGVRFSEQRFADTRLKALTNRILQVQEQERKRVSTELHDSISQLLVSVRYGVEMIHSEANQNAELQAQAAKCLTILDGTITEVRRISRDLRPSVLDDMGLAAALGSLGKEFQMQSGITVNVEAERCHTRLSEGAKTALYRVVQECMTNVARHAEADEVSISLSVGPNTLDLCVEDDGIGLPQPLPRGGGLGFRNMRERIETYGGQLSLGRGKTGGTRIEVEMPLDNATAKAA, from the coding sequence TTGACTTTTAAAACAAAATTGCTGCTCATCACTATCCTGCCCCTTATCGCCGTTTCCATCCTGATCGGCAGCGTGACTTACTACCATTCAAGGACGCTGATCGATGCGCAAACCGAAGCTGTCGAAAAACGGATCCTCGCCTCGAAACGGCAGGAAATTCGCAACTATGTCAGCCTGGCGCTGACGTCCATCGAAGAGATTTATGAGAACCAACCGGGTGGACGCATGGTAGCTCAAGATGAGGTCATGCGGATCTTAAGAAACCTGACCTTTGACTATGACGGCTATTTCTTTGCCTATACGCTGGACGGCACCAGCATTGTTCATCCGAAGCTGCCCCATCTCGTCGGCGGCAACTGGTGGGATCTTCAGGACGATAACGGCGACTATGTCATCCGCAACCTCATCAATGCGGCAAAGAACGGCGGCGGCTTTCACCGCTATGTTTGGCATAAGCCTTCAACCGGGACGGTGGAAGAAAAACTCGGCTATGCCATTTTGCTCGATAAGTGGAACTGGGTTCTGGGCACCGGCCTTTATACCGATGATATTGCCAAGGAAGTTGCCGCCATCCGGGCCGATTTTGCCCGAAGTATCCGGCAAACCTTGTTTGTAATTTTCCTGATCACTCTTGCTGCCATCATCATTGCCGGCACGCTGATTGCGGGCGTACGCTTTTCAGAACAGCGTTTTGCAGACACCCGATTGAAGGCCCTGACGAACCGGATCTTGCAGGTTCAGGAACAAGAACGAAAACGCGTTTCGACCGAGCTTCACGACAGTATTTCCCAACTGCTTGTGTCTGTTCGTTATGGCGTTGAGATGATCCACAGCGAAGCCAACCAAAATGCGGAACTGCAGGCGCAGGCTGCCAAATGCCTCACCATTTTGGACGGCACCATCACTGAGGTCAGGCGTATCTCCAGAGACCTCAGGCCAAGCGTTCTGGATGACATGGGGTTGGCTGCAGCCCTTGGCAGCCTTGGCAAGGAGTTCCAGATGCAATCGGGCATTACCGTAAATGTCGAAGCCGAACGTTGTCACACCCGGCTGTCTGAAGGGGCTAAAACTGCGCTTTATCGGGTCGTCCAAGAATGTATGACCAATGTGGCACGTCATGCTGAGGCTGATGAAGTCAGTATTTCTCTGTCAGTCGGCCCGAATACGCTTGATCTTTGCGTCGAAGATGACGGCATCGGCCTGCCCCAACCCTTGCCACGCGGCGGCGGCCTCGGGTTTCGGAACATGCGGGAACGCATCGAAACCTATGGCGGGCAGCTTTCCTTGGGCCGGGGCAAAACTGGCGGGACACGGATAGAAGTGGAAATGCCTCTCGACAACGCCACGGCAAAAGCGGCATGA
- a CDS encoding TRAP transporter substrate-binding protein, with protein sequence MDRRSFIKKAGLGAGGIAAGSALAAPAIAQGTQDMVIVSTWPRDFPGLGIPAQRLAARIGELTDGRINVQYFAAGERVGAFDSFDEVASGNAQAYIAADYYWKGKHPGWAAFTAIPFGLTYTEMDAWIKYGGGQELWDEIAGEFGLKNFACGNTGVQMGGWFNKEIESADDLKGLKMRIPGQGGDVLAKLGASPVSLPGGQIYENLVSGAIDATEWVGPFNDYFMKFYEAAKYYYWPGMHEPGAQLAMGMNKAWWDGLSKTDQAIIQAACNEENARTMAETNANNGQYLKRLVDEHGVELREFNDEIYDAFGEAAQEVLEEAMDHSPLAKKIFEANINARQEIGSWMSISDIAYSNKRNRVLGIGS encoded by the coding sequence ATGGATCGTCGTTCGTTTATCAAAAAAGCTGGTCTTGGCGCCGGTGGTATTGCTGCTGGCTCGGCTCTTGCTGCTCCGGCGATCGCGCAGGGCACACAAGATATGGTGATTGTGTCCACCTGGCCGCGCGATTTCCCGGGTCTGGGTATTCCGGCACAGCGTCTGGCAGCTCGTATTGGTGAGCTCACAGATGGCCGCATTAATGTTCAGTATTTTGCTGCTGGTGAGCGCGTTGGTGCCTTTGACTCGTTTGACGAAGTCGCATCCGGCAATGCTCAAGCTTACATCGCTGCCGACTACTACTGGAAAGGTAAGCACCCGGGTTGGGCTGCGTTCACCGCTATTCCGTTCGGCTTGACCTACACTGAAATGGACGCCTGGATTAAGTATGGCGGCGGCCAGGAACTGTGGGATGAAATCGCTGGCGAATTTGGCCTGAAGAACTTTGCCTGTGGTAACACTGGCGTTCAGATGGGTGGCTGGTTCAACAAGGAAATCGAATCTGCTGACGACCTGAAAGGTCTGAAGATGCGTATCCCGGGTCAGGGCGGTGACGTTCTGGCGAAACTCGGCGCATCTCCGGTGTCCTTGCCAGGCGGCCAGATCTACGAAAACCTCGTCTCCGGCGCGATCGATGCTACCGAGTGGGTTGGTCCGTTCAACGACTACTTCATGAAGTTCTATGAAGCGGCCAAGTACTACTACTGGCCGGGTATGCACGAGCCGGGCGCACAGCTTGCAATGGGCATGAACAAAGCATGGTGGGATGGTCTGTCCAAGACAGACCAGGCAATCATCCAGGCTGCGTGTAATGAAGAAAACGCACGCACCATGGCTGAAACCAACGCCAACAACGGTCAGTACCTGAAGCGTCTTGTTGATGAGCACGGTGTAGAGCTGCGTGAATTCAACGACGAAATCTATGACGCCTTCGGTGAAGCTGCTCAGGAAGTCCTCGAAGAAGCGATGGATCATTCCCCGCTTGCTAAGAAGATCTTCGAAGCTAACATCAACGCACGTCAGGAAATCGGCAGCTGGATGTCGATCTCCGATATCGCTTACAGCAACAAGCGTAACCGCGTGCTTGGGATCGGCTCGTAA
- a CDS encoding TRAP transporter small permease subunit, with product MTALDNVQDGSHATDSAYAYSAESGRIFRLFAWTVLALMAAFLLNNYLTYWQDLPGVAPIFGGVANGSAPMFWSWLQLALYVALVAYAASYVFRTGKTLREDSIRISNINTYLIRAAFFAVLIVGLVDAAISFLRVEGWLASVVGDTLAEDLGKSRFRGAYVHMPLIGLSVVIAAFTRTLGFTWLALLVVVAELLIVIGRFVFSYEQAFLADLVRFWYAALFLFASAYTLLEEGHVRVDVFYAGMAAKTKGYVNAVGSVVLGMGLCATILIIGMGGKQNIINSPIISYEVTQAGFGLYVKYLMAGFLGVFAVTMMVQFVSYFLDAIADIRGEPGGRDHDSHTIQ from the coding sequence ATGACGGCCTTGGACAACGTTCAAGACGGGTCGCACGCCACTGATTCCGCTTACGCATATTCTGCGGAAAGCGGGCGGATATTCCGGCTGTTCGCTTGGACAGTTTTAGCTCTGATGGCTGCGTTTCTGCTCAACAACTATCTGACCTACTGGCAAGACCTTCCGGGTGTCGCACCGATTTTTGGCGGGGTGGCCAACGGCTCGGCTCCGATGTTCTGGTCCTGGTTGCAGCTGGCACTGTATGTTGCCTTAGTGGCTTATGCCGCGTCCTATGTGTTCCGAACCGGCAAGACACTGCGTGAAGACAGCATCCGCATCAGCAATATCAATACCTATCTAATCCGGGCTGCCTTCTTCGCAGTCCTGATTGTCGGATTGGTCGATGCTGCGATTTCTTTTCTTCGTGTGGAAGGCTGGCTGGCGAGTGTTGTCGGCGACACCTTGGCGGAAGATCTTGGGAAATCCAGGTTCCGTGGCGCCTATGTGCATATGCCGTTGATCGGATTGTCGGTAGTCATTGCCGCCTTTACCCGAACTCTCGGCTTTACCTGGCTTGCCTTGCTGGTGGTTGTGGCTGAGCTTCTTATCGTGATCGGCCGGTTCGTGTTTTCTTACGAACAAGCGTTTCTGGCTGACCTTGTCCGCTTTTGGTATGCCGCTCTGTTCCTGTTTGCCAGTGCCTACACTCTGCTCGAAGAAGGACATGTACGCGTTGATGTCTTCTATGCGGGCATGGCAGCCAAGACCAAAGGTTATGTGAATGCCGTTGGTTCTGTTGTTCTTGGCATGGGGCTTTGCGCCACCATTCTGATCATCGGAATGGGCGGCAAGCAAAACATCATCAACAGCCCGATCATCAGTTACGAAGTGACCCAGGCAGGGTTTGGCCTCTATGTGAAATATCTCATGGCAGGCTTTCTTGGGGTCTTCGCCGTAACAATGATGGTTCAGTTTGTGTCCTATTTTCTCGATGCGATCGCCGATATCCGTGGCGAGCCTGGAGGACGGGACCATGACAGCCATACAATTCAATAA